From Thalassotalea euphylliae, the proteins below share one genomic window:
- a CDS encoding LysE/ArgO family amino acid transporter gives MLATLTKGFVISLGLIMPLGAQNSYVLSQSIKKNHHLTAATVCFICDFLLMSLGVFGGGALIASNDLAYVIITWGGVAFLTFYGILFFRDAINGQAGETAKQASPSRRKVVIFTALAVTLLNPHVYLDTVVIIGSISGQYQGDDKYVFWAGTILASLTWFYVLSLGAAKLSPWLAQANVQRGINFTIAIVMWVIAYSLLKPLIVS, from the coding sequence ATGCTAGCCACATTGACCAAAGGCTTTGTTATTTCGCTTGGTCTTATTATGCCGCTTGGGGCGCAAAACTCTTATGTGTTGAGCCAATCGATTAAAAAAAATCACCACTTAACGGCTGCCACGGTATGTTTTATCTGTGATTTTCTGCTGATGTCACTCGGTGTCTTTGGCGGTGGTGCGCTCATTGCCAGCAACGATTTAGCCTATGTCATTATTACTTGGGGGGGCGTTGCTTTTCTTACGTTCTACGGCATTTTGTTTTTCCGTGATGCGATTAACGGGCAGGCAGGAGAAACGGCAAAGCAAGCCAGCCCGAGTAGACGTAAAGTTGTTATTTTTACAGCGTTAGCGGTTACTTTGTTAAATCCTCATGTTTATTTAGATACGGTGGTGATTATTGGTAGCATTAGCGGGCAATACCAAGGAGATGACAAGTATGTGTTTTGGGCGGGTACGATTTTGGCGTCGCTCACTTGGTTTTACGTATTGTCATTGGGCGCGGCGAAACTATCCCCTTGGTTAGCGCAGGCTAACGTGCAACGCGGAATTAACTTTACCATTGCCATTGTGATGTGGGTAATTGCTTATAGTCTGCTAAAACCTTTGATAGTTAGTTAA
- a CDS encoding iron-containing alcohol dehydrogenase — translation MLNFTYSNTTAIHFGNEQIAKLAKAIDKNHKVLLAYGGGSIKSNGVYQQVCDALAEHQVVEFSGIEPNPSYETTMQAVELVKNEQVDFILAVGGGSVIDGCKFIAAAAKFDGEPWDILAKNAKVTNAVPLGVVLTLPATGSESNSFAVVSKLATKDKFAFGSPLVQPKFAILDPSVMASLPARQITNGIVDAFVHVMEQYLTYSVNAKVQDRFAEGILQTLIEEGPKMFAEPDSDARANVMWSATMALNGLIGAGVPQDWSTHGIGHEITALYGLDHAQTLAIILPRMMWEMREEKQEKLLQYAKRIWQIEESNAEDAIRLAIAKTEQFFQRVNMKTRLSDYQLASDAVDALVAQLERHGQTAMGESKKVTIERSRRVIESSL, via the coding sequence ATGTTAAATTTTACCTATAGCAATACCACCGCAATTCATTTTGGTAACGAGCAAATCGCAAAATTAGCTAAAGCAATTGATAAAAATCATAAAGTGCTGCTGGCATACGGCGGTGGCAGCATTAAAAGTAATGGCGTCTACCAACAGGTCTGCGATGCGCTAGCAGAGCACCAAGTTGTTGAATTTTCAGGTATTGAACCAAACCCAAGTTATGAAACGACCATGCAAGCCGTCGAACTGGTTAAAAACGAACAAGTAGACTTTATTTTGGCCGTGGGCGGTGGCTCAGTGATCGATGGCTGCAAATTTATCGCCGCGGCCGCTAAATTTGATGGCGAGCCTTGGGATATTTTAGCGAAAAACGCCAAAGTCACTAATGCTGTGCCACTGGGCGTTGTCTTGACACTGCCAGCCACAGGTTCGGAGTCCAACAGCTTTGCCGTGGTGTCAAAACTTGCCACTAAAGACAAGTTCGCTTTTGGCTCACCATTGGTACAACCTAAATTTGCAATTTTAGACCCTAGCGTCATGGCCAGCTTACCAGCGCGCCAAATCACGAATGGCATTGTCGACGCCTTTGTTCATGTGATGGAGCAATACCTCACTTACAGCGTTAATGCCAAGGTTCAAGACCGATTCGCCGAAGGCATTTTGCAAACACTGATTGAAGAAGGACCTAAGATGTTTGCCGAGCCAGACAGTGATGCTCGCGCCAATGTTATGTGGAGCGCGACCATGGCGCTTAATGGCTTAATTGGCGCAGGCGTACCGCAAGATTGGTCAACGCATGGTATCGGCCATGAAATTACCGCGCTCTACGGTTTAGATCACGCGCAAACGCTTGCCATTATCTTGCCAAGAATGATGTGGGAAATGCGCGAAGAAAAGCAGGAAAAGTTACTGCAATACGCCAAACGTATCTGGCAAATTGAAGAGTCGAACGCGGAAGATGCCATTCGTCTAGCCATCGCTAAAACAGAGCAATTCTTCCAGCGCGTTAACATGAAAACCCGATTAAGTGATTATCAATTAGCAAGCGATGCCGTTGATGCCTTAGTTGCCCAGCTAGAGCGCCACGGTCAAACCGCGATGGGTGAAAGCAAGAAAGTAACCATTGAGCGTAGTCGCCGAGTTATTGAGTCCAGTCTGTAA
- a CDS encoding GAF domain-containing sensor histidine kinase: MTQNPISLTSISLNEQVAYWQRAMELEEGRNEVLRMVASGNSLESVLNTLCQRAQLYNPEMYCSVLLLDNDANTLHSIASSSLPDFYCQALNGTAIGMGVGSCGTAAFMQQRVIVEDINTHPYWVQFKGLALEAGLQACWSEPIIGQDGRVYGTFAMYYSTPSKPNEEDIKFIELSANLAAVVFENDYNRQQLLDANTKLSLTIDERTSELEATNKALANRIERQARQQIARIEEEKMITTNALLCGFAHEISTPIGNSLTTVSAIVDKLDWLFAALEEGTVSKKTFEQQLTQLHQLSEINKSNLIKADTLLSQFQQMDAKQVNDVQQAFELSTFFAEVKASLRGVLGDHQLFIDSQELPVTCVKECLWQVFYQLIENSIAHGFDDKRQGKIHISAMRKGNEIVINYQDDGCGIDAENTDKIFEPFYTTQRNSDKIGLGLTTVGSLLSNVLNGRIQLQTSPIGVRFEITLPGVELV, from the coding sequence ATGACCCAAAATCCAATCTCGCTCACCTCTATTTCATTAAACGAACAAGTCGCTTACTGGCAACGTGCTATGGAGCTAGAAGAGGGGCGCAATGAAGTATTGCGTATGGTGGCCTCTGGCAATTCACTCGAATCTGTACTTAATACCTTGTGCCAGCGAGCACAACTCTACAACCCTGAAATGTACTGCTCGGTATTACTGCTTGATAATGACGCGAACACCTTGCATTCCATTGCTTCTTCTTCACTGCCTGATTTTTATTGCCAAGCGCTCAATGGCACAGCCATTGGTATGGGGGTTGGCTCGTGTGGCACTGCAGCGTTTATGCAGCAGCGCGTGATTGTTGAAGACATCAATACTCACCCTTACTGGGTACAATTTAAAGGGCTGGCGCTAGAAGCAGGCCTGCAAGCGTGCTGGTCTGAACCTATTATTGGGCAAGATGGCCGTGTTTATGGCACCTTTGCCATGTACTACAGCACGCCAAGTAAGCCAAACGAAGAAGATATCAAGTTTATCGAGCTCAGTGCTAATCTCGCCGCAGTTGTTTTTGAAAATGACTACAACCGCCAGCAGTTACTAGACGCGAATACTAAACTAAGCCTAACCATTGATGAACGCACTAGCGAGCTAGAAGCGACTAACAAAGCACTTGCCAATCGCATAGAGCGTCAGGCACGTCAACAAATTGCGCGTATTGAAGAAGAGAAAATGATCACGACCAATGCACTGCTGTGCGGTTTCGCACATGAAATTAGCACGCCGATTGGCAACAGCTTAACGACGGTAAGTGCCATTGTCGATAAGCTTGACTGGTTGTTTGCCGCGCTTGAAGAGGGAACCGTTTCCAAGAAAACGTTTGAGCAGCAACTAACGCAGCTGCATCAACTTTCTGAGATTAACAAAAGTAACTTAATAAAGGCTGATACGTTGCTCAGTCAGTTCCAGCAAATGGACGCAAAGCAAGTAAATGACGTACAACAGGCTTTTGAATTGAGTACCTTCTTTGCTGAGGTCAAGGCGAGCTTGCGTGGCGTGCTCGGTGATCATCAATTGTTTATCGACTCGCAAGAGTTACCCGTCACTTGCGTAAAAGAATGTTTGTGGCAAGTTTTCTACCAGTTGATTGAAAACTCAATCGCCCATGGTTTTGACGACAAGCGCCAAGGTAAAATCCATATCAGCGCCATGCGCAAAGGTAATGAAATTGTCATTAACTACCAAGATGACGGCTGTGGAATTGACGCGGAAAACACCGACAAAATTTTTGAACCTTTTTATACGACACAGCGCAATAGCGACAAAATTGGCCTAGGTTTAACAACGGTTGGTAGTTTGTTAAGTAATGTCTTAAACGGTCGAATTCAGCTGCAAACCTCACCTATTGGGGTGCGCTTTGAAATTACTTTGCCGGGCGTTGAGTTGGTATAA
- a CDS encoding choice-of-anchor H family protein has protein sequence MMNIQISTKHSDRQSAAGTRDNKHTGVQQLRRAKRVEIRWFKLVACIWCLVFLLLTANESMANDINANVENDTANALANQLLNAPAPVVTSGRQIKAISGYKRELHSTDNTGVETLSENAKRQLLATELLPTVAKMTRADHQAKKSLAQLPSSKQQSKQKIEVKAARSFRQEFSIFDGFTQLFDDIDADGFFRTFSVTFDADVYTYNGVNEALVYADIYLRRDGGAWEYFYTTDDFLIVGESTADEYQVLSTLATGYQPDHYDVLIDLYQVGYSDIVATYSSDESSSLYALPLESENFDIYYEEEIHVHGGSLNWQGLIILVFLPLLRSSLSVAK, from the coding sequence ATGATGAACATTCAAATCAGCACTAAACACTCTGACCGACAATCTGCCGCAGGAACTCGCGACAACAAACATACGGGCGTGCAGCAGTTGCGTCGCGCTAAGCGCGTCGAAATTCGTTGGTTTAAACTCGTTGCCTGTATTTGGTGCCTCGTTTTTCTGCTACTTACCGCCAATGAAAGTATGGCAAACGATATTAACGCCAACGTTGAAAACGATACGGCGAACGCCTTGGCAAATCAATTACTCAATGCACCGGCTCCTGTCGTCACAAGCGGACGGCAAATTAAAGCGATCAGCGGCTATAAGCGTGAGCTGCACTCAACCGATAACACTGGCGTTGAAACACTATCGGAAAATGCCAAGCGACAGCTCTTAGCCACGGAGCTTTTACCTACAGTTGCGAAAATGACGCGTGCTGACCATCAAGCCAAGAAAAGTCTGGCGCAATTGCCTAGCAGCAAGCAACAGAGCAAGCAAAAAATTGAAGTCAAAGCCGCCCGTAGCTTTCGTCAAGAGTTCAGTATTTTTGACGGTTTTACGCAATTATTTGACGACATTGACGCCGACGGTTTCTTCCGTACCTTCAGCGTGACCTTTGATGCCGATGTATACACTTACAATGGCGTAAACGAAGCGCTGGTTTATGCCGATATCTATTTGCGCCGTGATGGTGGTGCTTGGGAGTATTTCTATACGACTGATGACTTTTTGATTGTCGGCGAATCAACAGCAGATGAATACCAAGTATTAAGCACGCTAGCAACTGGCTACCAGCCCGATCACTACGACGTGCTAATTGACTTATATCAAGTAGGCTACAGCGATATTGTTGCCACCTACAGCAGTGACGAAAGCAGCAGCTTATACGCCCTGCCGCTGGAAAGTGAAAACTTTGACATTTACTACGAGGAAGAAATTCACGTTCACGGGGGAAGTCTTAACTGGCAGGGCTTGATAATACTGGTTTTCCTACCGTTATTGAGAAGTTCTTTATCAGTTGCCAAGTAG
- a CDS encoding PepSY domain-containing protein, whose translation MTRLALLVISLCLLLAAAPAVVAQPYYDKQTDKQAGQARAKGISASQAAQKVQSRYGGKVLKVQRSGNGYRVKLIKKDGRIVSVFVDGSGRIKG comes from the coding sequence ATGACTAGGTTGGCGTTACTGGTAATTTCATTGTGTTTACTGTTGGCAGCAGCGCCAGCGGTTGTCGCACAGCCCTACTATGACAAACAGACGGACAAGCAGGCAGGGCAGGCGCGTGCAAAGGGCATTAGCGCTTCGCAGGCAGCACAAAAAGTACAATCGCGCTACGGCGGTAAGGTGCTCAAAGTGCAGCGCTCAGGTAATGGTTATCGCGTTAAGTTGATCAAAAAAGACGGTCGTATCGTCAGTGTTTTTGTCGATGGCAGTGGCCGAATTAAGGGCTAG
- a CDS encoding response regulator transcription factor: MRLLLVEDDQQLHENLKTSLTNQGFSIDSAFDGEEGLYLGSEHPYDAAVIDIGLPKRDGISLITELRRLDFKFPIIVLTARDRWQDKVQGLDAGADDYLTKPFQYEELHARLNALIRRSAGQASPVLTSGALSINTASHQVLVNDHEVSLSSYEYRLIAYLMLQQGKVVSKTSLTEHLYDQDFDLDSNVIEVFVRRLRKKLDPDGEHNFIETLRGQGYRLRVAE, translated from the coding sequence ATGCGTTTATTACTTGTTGAAGACGATCAACAACTGCACGAAAATTTAAAAACCTCACTAACCAATCAAGGGTTTAGTATTGATTCCGCATTCGACGGTGAAGAAGGCTTATACCTTGGTAGCGAGCATCCTTACGACGCGGCGGTAATTGATATTGGCCTACCAAAAAGAGATGGCATTTCCTTGATCACTGAGCTACGCAGGCTCGACTTTAAATTTCCCATTATCGTGCTCACTGCTCGTGATCGCTGGCAAGATAAAGTGCAAGGTTTAGATGCTGGCGCAGATGATTACTTAACCAAGCCCTTTCAGTACGAAGAATTACACGCCAGACTAAATGCCTTGATCCGTCGCAGCGCCGGCCAAGCGAGCCCTGTGCTAACTAGTGGCGCACTGAGCATTAATACCGCCAGTCATCAAGTCTTAGTTAATGACCACGAAGTATCACTGAGCAGTTATGAGTACCGATTGATTGCTTATTTAATGCTACAGCAGGGTAAAGTGGTGTCTAAAACCAGTTTAACCGAGCACTTGTACGATCAGGATTTTGATTTGGACTCTAATGTGATTGAAGTCTTTGTCCGTCGTTTACGTAAAAAGCTCGATCCAGATGGCGAGCATAACTTTATCGAAACTCTGCGCGGGCAAGGTTACCGTTTGCGTGTGGCTGAGTAG
- a CDS encoding ATP-binding protein, translating into MTDSSLNASAEKTRTLKVPSLKSRLVISAMVMLFVLLPAIGLTLDNAFGKHLLKAVEQELTAHSYSILAETDYIDGELLTPTNFLESQFNVIDSGLYALITELNSTVEIETLSAAQAEEQSGLIWHSDSALNITAINSLHYPPQGERTFYLVNFAGQAMFVSSFSVNFADLDQDMPVTLHIAKSQQDFMAAQKAFRQQLLVWLVIIAVVFAAIMWWWLSWTLKPLKQLTTELKTIEQGDSESVAGQYPMEVQPAINQLNNLLSNEQTQRLRYRNALANLAHSLKTPLATITSAEAVSFEVQQEVNKINQIVEHQLKRAQSAGQSAWRLSVDIKPCVEKLLAAMAKIYRDKAIATSVNIPEHAKFKGDGADLMEILGNLIDNAFKAAKSQVAVTVICRSSEVIMQIADDGVGISADERDSIMQRGVRVDTYEQGHGIGLAIVRDLVTSYQGEVHIKQDHKLGGALFELLFRTK; encoded by the coding sequence ATGACTGATTCTTCGTTAAACGCCTCAGCGGAAAAAACTCGAACGTTAAAAGTCCCTTCGTTAAAGTCTCGATTAGTGATCAGTGCCATGGTCATGCTATTCGTGCTGTTACCGGCCATCGGACTGACGCTGGACAATGCGTTTGGCAAGCATTTATTAAAAGCCGTTGAGCAAGAGCTAACCGCACACAGTTACAGTATCTTGGCGGAAACGGATTACATCGATGGTGAGTTACTGACCCCCACTAACTTTCTGGAAAGTCAGTTTAATGTGATTGATTCAGGTTTGTACGCGCTGATCACCGAGCTAAATTCCACTGTTGAAATTGAGACGCTAAGCGCTGCTCAAGCGGAGGAACAAAGCGGCCTTATTTGGCACTCTGACTCTGCGCTTAACATCACCGCGATCAACTCACTGCATTACCCGCCACAAGGGGAGCGAACCTTCTATCTAGTAAACTTTGCTGGGCAGGCGATGTTTGTGTCGAGTTTTTCGGTAAATTTCGCCGACCTCGACCAAGATATGCCGGTAACGCTGCACATTGCCAAAAGCCAGCAAGACTTTATGGCGGCGCAAAAAGCGTTCCGTCAGCAATTGCTCGTTTGGTTGGTGATTATTGCCGTTGTCTTTGCAGCGATAATGTGGTGGTGGCTGAGTTGGACGCTAAAGCCACTCAAGCAACTAACCACAGAGCTAAAAACCATCGAGCAAGGGGATAGTGAGTCAGTTGCTGGCCAATACCCCATGGAAGTGCAGCCAGCCATTAACCAGTTAAACAATTTATTGAGTAACGAACAAACGCAGCGCTTGCGCTATCGCAATGCTTTAGCTAATCTTGCCCATAGTTTAAAAACGCCACTAGCAACCATCACTAGCGCCGAGGCGGTTTCCTTTGAAGTACAGCAGGAAGTGAATAAGATTAACCAAATTGTCGAGCATCAACTCAAGCGCGCACAAAGTGCTGGTCAATCGGCGTGGCGACTTAGCGTTGATATTAAACCTTGCGTTGAAAAGCTGTTAGCGGCAATGGCGAAGATCTATCGCGATAAAGCCATAGCAACAAGCGTTAATATTCCTGAACATGCCAAATTTAAAGGTGACGGGGCCGATTTAATGGAAATATTAGGCAACCTCATCGACAACGCTTTTAAAGCGGCTAAGTCGCAAGTGGCGGTGACGGTGATTTGTCGTAGCAGCGAGGTGATAATGCAGATTGCTGACGATGGCGTTGGCATTTCGGCGGATGAACGAGACAGTATCATGCAGCGCGGCGTGCGCGTTGACACTTATGAGCAAGGTCACGGTATTGGCCTCGCGATTGTGCGAGATTTAGTGACCAGCTATCAAGGTGAAGTGCACATTAAGCAAGATCACAAGCTTGGCGGCGCTTTGTTTGAGTTGCTATTTCGCACTAAGTAG
- a CDS encoding DUF998 domain-containing protein produces the protein MMETVASISGLVATVWITLGVCIAAKRYPNYDHYQQFCSELGAAGSPTEKLSPRINNYPLGALFCLFGGYITAQTAADIFVISAGVLVIIHGIGTWVAGYFPMDKDPYTKTPSTHCKIHSWAGFVMLLALLIAPLLIAIGGDAIGLPMWFRVASVICVVLAFYYLVKMTKAVKQQHNVGLYQRISYWIKLLWLSALSVILAVS, from the coding sequence ATAATGGAAACCGTTGCGAGTATATCGGGCCTAGTTGCCACAGTTTGGATCACTTTAGGTGTGTGTATTGCAGCTAAGCGTTATCCCAATTACGACCATTATCAGCAATTTTGCAGCGAACTGGGCGCCGCAGGTAGCCCAACAGAAAAATTGTCACCACGTATCAATAATTATCCATTAGGGGCATTGTTTTGCTTGTTCGGTGGCTATATTACTGCGCAAACAGCGGCGGATATTTTCGTCATCAGCGCAGGCGTATTAGTCATTATCCACGGTATTGGTACCTGGGTTGCGGGTTACTTTCCGATGGACAAAGACCCATACACAAAAACGCCAAGTACACACTGCAAAATTCACTCTTGGGCAGGCTTTGTTATGTTACTTGCGCTCTTGATTGCGCCACTACTCATTGCCATTGGTGGCGATGCAATTGGTTTGCCCATGTGGTTTAGGGTGGCCTCAGTCATCTGCGTTGTACTTGCTTTTTATTACTTAGTGAAAATGACTAAAGCGGTGAAACAACAACACAATGTTGGTCTGTATCAACGAATTTCATATTGGATAAAACTCTTGTGGCTAAGTGCGCTGTCAGTGATTTTGGCCGTTAGTTAA
- a CDS encoding cupin domain-containing protein, which produces MSEISNLNMDFNQRVVISSEKQEWLASPKAGVWRKPLAREHAEQGHATSIVKYDAGASFSAHNHPLGEEILVLDGVFSDQTGDYPAGTYIRNPKGFVHAPYSTDGCTLLVKLHQFQAADSAQIRVDTKTAAWQRTPAGNFIMPLHKHQNESVALIKLSPGSTFTPADELIGGQNSRPDTDTNANGEEIYILSGSLKSALGSHAAGSWLRSPYLNDEPYFAEADTVIWIKSGHLPQHQI; this is translated from the coding sequence ATGAGCGAAATTAGTAATTTGAACATGGACTTTAACCAGCGAGTGGTTATTTCCAGTGAAAAGCAAGAGTGGCTTGCCAGTCCCAAAGCTGGAGTTTGGCGTAAACCCTTGGCGCGCGAACACGCAGAGCAAGGCCATGCGACCAGTATTGTAAAGTATGATGCTGGCGCGAGCTTTTCCGCACACAACCACCCACTCGGTGAAGAAATCTTGGTACTTGATGGCGTATTTTCCGATCAAACTGGCGATTACCCTGCTGGCACTTATATTCGTAACCCGAAAGGTTTTGTCCACGCCCCTTATTCGACGGATGGCTGTACTTTGTTGGTTAAGTTACACCAATTTCAAGCAGCAGACAGCGCGCAAATTCGCGTTGATACCAAGACCGCCGCTTGGCAGAGAACACCTGCTGGAAACTTCATTATGCCGCTACACAAGCACCAAAATGAATCTGTCGCATTGATAAAACTCTCTCCAGGGAGCACGTTTACGCCAGCCGATGAACTTATCGGTGGTCAAAACAGCAGGCCAGATACTGATACAAACGCAAACGGCGAAGAGATTTACATCCTATCAGGATCGTTAAAAAGTGCATTGGGCAGTCACGCTGCCGGAAGTTGGCTGCGCAGTCCGTATTTAAACGACGAGCCATATTTTGCTGAAGCTGACACTGTTATCTGGATAAAAAGCGGGCATTTACCCCAACATCAGATCTAG
- a CDS encoding DUF3300 domain-containing protein produces MKTHLFSPALIALTLLATGSVTASYGANAIDYSGSTYQSTPSQQGSEAEQALLTEGQLAQLLAPIALYPDSLLSHILIAASYPLEVIEAHRWRESQGSISDEKIAKRLEDQDWDASVKAIVPFETVLEQMNKDLGWLRQLGDAFLAQEQDVLDSIQALRLQAKEAGSLNAIDKIDVEYEQEKIVIVSRQPEVVYVPYYDARAVYGHWRWHHYPPAYWRHRYAFHTGYHDYGLINWHRGIHIGVGFFFSAFHWHSGYVIVNHRRGFHNHYRYHNRKRHHILYSGYSKRWHHKPYHRRNVAYRTAFVKEKYRSQYPHQRNHAVRYANKVRTGKIAHDKAIKRSAKHHNFKRTASSFKRVKGQLNQHKYQNKYTRNSAKRVPSASDKARQLDAQARQREGFKRYQMSDRKSAQNRVKFNAPQRQSTKPQTSYTSASKKHYASAHNKKKPVASINSQLRQKASGSRDKYQRVSKRNNVNATHKRAKVMNKQGNQRKSYSKSVNRSAKKSVKRQQKSYARNSRQQRKH; encoded by the coding sequence ATGAAAACTCACCTGTTTAGCCCTGCGCTGATCGCGTTAACCCTATTGGCTACTGGTTCAGTCACGGCTAGCTATGGTGCAAATGCTATTGACTACAGTGGCAGCACTTACCAATCAACACCTTCGCAGCAAGGGAGTGAAGCCGAACAGGCATTGCTCACCGAGGGACAGTTGGCTCAGCTATTGGCGCCCATCGCTTTGTACCCCGACAGTTTATTGAGCCATATCTTAATTGCGGCAAGTTATCCATTAGAAGTGATTGAAGCGCATCGCTGGCGTGAATCTCAAGGCAGTATCTCTGATGAAAAGATTGCGAAGCGGCTTGAAGATCAAGATTGGGATGCCAGTGTCAAAGCCATCGTACCGTTTGAAACTGTGCTTGAGCAAATGAACAAAGATTTAGGCTGGCTACGCCAACTTGGTGACGCTTTTTTAGCGCAAGAGCAAGATGTCTTAGACAGTATTCAGGCTCTGCGATTACAAGCTAAAGAGGCGGGCAGCTTAAACGCCATTGACAAAATTGATGTTGAATACGAGCAAGAGAAAATCGTCATTGTATCGCGTCAGCCAGAGGTGGTTTATGTACCGTATTACGATGCGCGCGCCGTATACGGACATTGGCGCTGGCACCATTATCCGCCAGCTTATTGGCGACATCGCTATGCGTTCCATACGGGTTATCACGACTATGGCTTAATTAACTGGCATCGCGGTATTCATATTGGTGTTGGTTTCTTTTTTAGCGCGTTTCATTGGCATAGCGGCTATGTGATCGTGAATCACCGCAGAGGCTTTCATAACCATTATCGCTATCACAATCGCAAGCGCCATCATATTTTGTACAGCGGCTATAGCAAGCGCTGGCACCATAAGCCATATCACCGCCGCAATGTTGCTTATCGCACTGCATTTGTCAAAGAAAAGTACCGCAGCCAATATCCGCATCAACGCAACCATGCGGTTCGTTATGCCAATAAAGTACGCACTGGTAAAATTGCGCATGACAAGGCGATAAAACGCAGCGCAAAACATCACAATTTCAAACGCACAGCAAGCAGTTTTAAGCGTGTAAAAGGGCAGTTGAATCAGCACAAATATCAAAATAAATACACGCGTAATAGCGCTAAACGCGTTCCCAGTGCAAGTGATAAAGCGCGTCAATTGGATGCACAAGCTCGTCAGCGAGAAGGATTTAAGCGCTACCAAATGAGTGACAGAAAAAGCGCGCAAAATCGCGTTAAATTTAATGCACCACAGCGACAATCTACTAAGCCTCAAACAAGCTACACCAGTGCATCGAAAAAACACTACGCAAGCGCGCATAACAAGAAAAAGCCCGTGGCGAGTATCAATAGCCAATTACGTCAAAAAGCGTCTGGCAGCAGGGATAAATACCAACGGGTCAGTAAGCGTAACAATGTCAATGCGACACATAAACGCGCAAAGGTGATGAACAAGCAGGGTAACCAGCGAAAATCGTACAGCAAATCAGTTAACCGCTCTGCGAAAAAGAGCGTCAAGCGCCAACAAAAAAGCTATGCGCGCAATAGTCGCCAGCAGCGCAAACACTAA
- a CDS encoding polyphosphate kinase 2 family protein — protein sequence MHSPSAITLQPADLLESVDLTQAIEDKAKYEKQLKKWQQRMLQVQQAYFRQGKRAILVFEGWDASGKGGAIRRLTEKLDPRGFNVYPIAAPDPIEQAKHYLYRFQTKLPAPGSIAIFDRSYYGRVLVERVEQFAKPQEWQRAYQEINEFERMLVDDDVRIVKVFLHISSDEQLKRFKERLNSPIKRWKLTQEDIRNREKWDDYHAAINDMLKYTNADHAPWRVIAGNKKWYARIAVLKAVVNAMEAGVDTSIPPLDEAVVSAAEKALGVR from the coding sequence ATGCATTCACCTTCTGCGATTACGCTCCAACCCGCCGATTTACTTGAGTCCGTTGATTTGACTCAAGCAATTGAAGATAAAGCAAAGTACGAAAAGCAATTAAAAAAGTGGCAACAGCGCATGTTGCAAGTTCAGCAAGCTTATTTTAGGCAAGGCAAACGCGCAATTCTGGTATTTGAAGGTTGGGATGCCAGTGGTAAGGGCGGCGCGATTAGGCGTTTAACTGAAAAGTTAGACCCGAGAGGTTTTAACGTTTACCCCATTGCCGCTCCCGATCCTATCGAGCAAGCGAAACACTATTTATATCGCTTTCAAACTAAGTTACCAGCGCCGGGCAGTATCGCCATATTCGATCGCTCTTACTATGGTCGCGTGCTCGTTGAGCGGGTTGAGCAATTTGCCAAGCCACAGGAATGGCAACGCGCCTATCAGGAAATTAACGAATTTGAACGCATGTTAGTTGATGATGATGTCCGTATCGTTAAAGTATTTTTGCACATTAGCAGTGATGAGCAACTGAAGCGTTTCAAGGAGCGTTTAAACAGTCCCATCAAGCGCTGGAAGTTGACCCAAGAAGATATCCGCAATCGCGAAAAATGGGACGATTATCACGCTGCCATTAATGACATGCTCAAGTATACCAATGCCGATCATGCGCCTTGGCGCGTCATCGCCGGTAATAAAAAATGGTACGCGCGCATTGCCGTGCTCAAAGCTGTTGTGAATGCGATGGAGGCTGGTGTAGATACCAGTATTCCACCTCTCGATGAAGCCGTTGTCAGCGCTGCTGAAAAGGCGCTGGGTGTTCGCTAG